The Sinobacterium caligoides DNA window TCCTCTAACACTACCCTTTGTTGAACTACAGCGACAACCAACCAATACCGCCGTTTGGAATGATAAATTTCAAGCATTTTCAACCACTCAAGAAGCTAACGAGTGGGTCGAAAAAATCATTGGACAGCCTGCCCAGCTACTTTATAACGGCGAAGAAAGTCAGCGCGTAGGTGGAAAAGCACAGGTTAAAGTAAGCTTTGCCGATAATTTTCCTGTCATGATTGTCTCTGAAGCTTCATTGGCGTCACTAAACTCACGCTGCCACGAACAACAGAGCATGGACCGGTTTCGCGCCAACCTGATCGTAACCGGTGTCGAGGCATTTACTGAAGATAGCTGGAAACGCCTGCGAATAGGTGATGTTGAAATTGAAATCAAAGCGCCTTGCAGCCGTTGCGTGCTCATTAATATTAACCCTAATGACGCTCATCGTGATCCCGCGAACGAACCGTTAGCGACATTAATGTCGTTTCGCACTGACGAAAAATCGGCCGGTAACGTCAACTTTGGCATGAACGCTATCGTCGTTAAAGAAGGCATGATCAAACAAGGCGATAGCATTGAAGTGCTAGAATATCGTCAACCTGAAGTTTATCGCGATACAGCGGCCAAGCTGCAGCTAAGCTGTGTTGGCCGAGAATCAATAGCCAACGACTTCGAAACATTTTACTTTTCCCGCACTGATGGCCAAAAGCTTCCAAGCTATCTGCCCGGGCAACACCTGCCACTGACGATACCCACGACAGCATCAGCATCTACCTCACGCTGCTACACACTATCATCCTGCCCTAGCCAAAATCGTTATGCTATTTCAGTCAAGCGAGTCAAAGAGGGGGTAGCCTCTTCTTGGCTACACGATAACTTACAGGTGGGCGATCAACTTAAAGCGCAACAACCACGCGGAGATTTCTACTTTGACCCTCTGCGACACAACGGTAAAGTGTTATTAATTTCAGCGGGGAGCGGCATAACACCGATGCTGTCCATCGTTCGCGATGCTATCGCCCATCACTCAACCAATGAAATCATTTTTTATCATTACTGTCGCGACCAGCAAGATATACCTTGCGCCGACGAATTAGCGGCAATCGATACCGAACAGCCAAATATTAAAATCCATATTATACTCACGCAGCCCTCCGTACCAACCCAGGGCATGCGTGGCCGCATTTGCGCAGAACACCTAGCGCTTGCCGGCGATATTACCGACTGCAACGCTTTTGTTTGCGGCTCAGAAGCGTTCACGGAACAAGCAAAGTCTTTGCTACTTGCCGCAGGTCTTGCCGAAAGTCACTACCACCAAGAACTTTTTTTCCTTGCTCAAAAAGCTGCCAGTAAAAAGAAAACAGTAAAAATCCACTATAACGGCACAGAGTTCACGGGAAACAACCAGCAGCCACTGCTTGATCAAATAGAAAGCCAAGGGCTGGAGATTAACAACGGCTGCCGTGCCGGGTTATGCGGGCGCTGTAAAGTAACAATCACACAGGGAGAAGTAAGCCGATCACCGGCGCCGGCGCTAACCGCTGCAGATAGCGAACAGGGGATGGCTCTGAGCTGTTGCTCGATACCACAAACGGACATCAACCTCATTCAATAGTGGTCACAGCCAAGACAGAGTGTTATTAACACAGCCGATAAAACGATCATCTGCATCAACCACAGCGACTGCTTGATCAACAGACTCCAGCGTCGACAACAGCTGATGACGATTACATCGACTAATCGCCTCCATTAGCTGACCAACAACCTCTGGCCTTGCACTATGTAGCTTGCCGGAGGGAGCAATAACTTTTCTCAGCCGCAGCTCTAAACGCTGTGGCGACACCCGCCCCAAACTAATGGGCTCACCATCAGTTTCGCTCCCCCCATAAAGCTCTATCATGGCAATAATTGCCGCAGCGGTGATCTTCCCCTCTACCTGCCTAGCCCGATTAACGACAACGAGATAGTCATAGTTTTTTTCACACATAATCTCCCAAGCCTGCAACAGACTTGCACCATATTCTATCGTTGCATCCTCACCAATCATATTTTCACCACAGCAGCGCTCCCCCAGCTTACGACCCCTTGCCTGCTGCAGGCTGGCTTGAAATATTAGCGATAGCTGCGCTGGGCTAGCATCAATATAAATCGACTGCAGCCTCAGCGCCTGTTTTATATCCTCTATTTGATACAACTCTGAAACCTTGACCTCTTCATAGCGAGCCCCATCAGACAATACACTACCGAGCAACTCGGCTCGCTTTTTCCCCTCTGCAAGAACGAACAACAAATGCCGGTGCACGACGACCACAAACATGAAGGCAGCTATATTAATCGCCACCGGCATCACCACATAGCCATAACCTAACGCATAAATCTGCTCGCCACCGAGCACCGCAATCAGCGCAGTCGCCCCACCCGGCGGATGCTGGCAGCGCAAAACATGCATACTCGCGATCGCCAGCCCTACCGCTAGCGGCCCCGCAACAACCGAATCACCCAACAGCTGATAGACCGTAACACCGACAATAGCTGAGGATATATTACCGACAATAAAAGCCCACGGCTTAGCCATAGGGCTGTTCGGCGCTGCAAACATCAACACAGCTGCCGCCCCCATTGAAGGCAAAACCATTGGCGCGCTAACACCGCCCACGCTCACATCATTAATCGACAGCGCGACCAACGACACACACAGTAGACAGCAGAAAGCTGTGAGGGTGGTAACGATAAAATACTGGCTGCCGCGTCCCGCGGGCACAGCCAATAACATGGATAACTTACGCTGTATTATTTTCATTATCTTCCCTGCTTAAACGCGATTAATCAGCGCTAAATATGGCTTGAACTCATTTTGATAAAGCTTAAAAAATTAAGCTGCCTTTTCATCAACGTTAGCCAGCTGCAAGTCTTCCAACGGACCAAAGAATTCAAAATGAATATTTTCCTCGGCAATACCCAAATCATGAGCATACTGATTCATCAAAACCATAAAGGGCTTGGGGCCCAAAAAATAAAAGTCTACCTCGCTATTGCCGGCTAACTTTTCCCGCAATAACGGCAGACCCACAAAACCAGTTGCATCGGGCTCACAGGTCTTCGTCGGCTCGCTATAAACATAACACTTACTCACATTGCTAAACTGCTTAGCCAAGGCGTCGACATGCTGTCTAAACGCATGCACCTTTGAGCTAATCGCCGCATGAATAAATTGGATTTTCCTGCCTGTCTTCACACAGTGATTCAGCATGCTAATCGCTGGCGTAACGCCAACCCCCGCAGTCACCAAGACTAACGGCCTATCACTTTCCTTAACGACAAACTCACCCGCCGGAGGCAATAGTGACAACTCATCACCAATCTGCACATCGTCATGCAAGTAGTTTGAGACCAAACCACCCTGCTCTCGCTTGACGCTGATGCGCAGGTAATCTTTATTGGGTGCGTCTGACAAGCTATAGTTGCGTCGCATCGTCTCGCCATCGATAGTCAACACCAACCCCAAATACTGCCCTGCCTTAAACTCTGGTACACCGCCGGCATCGACTGGTCGAAGATAGAACGAGGTAATGACATCACTCTCTTTCACTTTCTTCTCAACCTTGAAACTGCGCTCACCACGCCAGCCCCCTGGCTTTTCTTCGCCCGCTTTGTACGCCTCTTCTTCGGCATCGATCAATAGATTGGCGAGCTGCCAGTAGGCCTCACCCCAGGCTGCAATCACCTCATCTGTTGCCGCCTCACCCAGCACAGCCTTAATTGCCTGCAACAAGCAGCTACCCACGATCTCATACTGTTCGGGGCGAATATCCAGCGACACGTGCTTATTGACAATACGATCGACCGCCGAAGACAGTACCTGCAGGTTCTCAATATTAGCCGCATAAGCCACCACCGCCCCAGCCAACGCCTTTGATTGCGCACCAGATTGCTGGTGACTCTGATTGAAATAGGCCTTCACCTGCGGAAACGACTCAAACATCAGCGGGTAAAAGTGTGCGGTAATCTCTTCGGCATGAGCGGCTACGGCCGGAACGGTGCTCTTTATAATCTCGATGGTCTGTTGGTTTAATGACATTAATGCAATTCTCCTTCGGTATGATGCAAACAACTTTACTTGCAACTACCTAGTGCATTACAACAAACATGCCAACATATAAGGCATTGATAAGTATCTATTAGTTTTTGAATGAGTCTAATTGACAGCGACAACCAGTATGTTAAATAGACTACAATAGATCTTTTAGACAGCGGCAAATCAAGTAGTCTATCCCCAAAAAGATTAACACCCAACAAGGCTCTCGCTCTCCGAATAGCGCCCCACAGTAGTCAGCCTCACGAAAAATACCCTCGTGGCTACGGCATCACATCTTCAGCGACAGACTAGCGAAAACTACTGATCAACGGCCACCTGATCTACCCCCAAACAAAACGCTGTGACCTCCTTGTCACTAACTACCGCAATCAGCAATAAAATCTTAGAATTTCAAAAAACGACATACTAACCACAACGACAAGAAGCGTATTCTTAACATAAAAACTTAAAGCAATAGCAGCGAGCCCCGCGATCAAATAGGGATCATGCACGAAAGAAGGGTATTGATCGACAGAACCAAAGACGATAGGCGCCGACATCGCCGTTAATATGCATGGCGCGGTATAGGAGAGGAAACGCTTAACATTCTCACTAAGCTGCACAGAGACTGAGCGAGAGAAAAAAATATACCTGACAGAAAAAGTAACTACCGACATTGATAAAATATAAAGTGTATAGAGCATTCTACTTCGCCTCCCTAGCGCCCAACTTATACCCCACCAACATACCGACAACCGACGAGACCAACAGCCCTCCAGGTACCTTCATATAATGACAAACTAACGATGCTAGCGCCGTCACAACAACCGCAACTAATGTCGATCTGGACTTAATCGCAGGAACTATCATCGCGATAAACGTTGCCGCTATCGCAAACTCAAGGCCATACTCATGAATATCAGGAAACAACTCACTTGCCGCGATACCAATAAACGTCGATACATTCCAAAGGATATAAAACGTCAACCCTGAGGCCACTGCATATTTTTCAGAAAAAAAACCAGTTTTTTTCCTTAACGACTCTGTGACTAAAAACATCTCATCCGTTAATAAAAACGCAATAACAACCCGTCTATGCCATGGCAGCCTTCTCACCTCCTCTCTAAATACCGCTGAATACAAGACATGCCTAGAGCTGATCACAAAGGTAGATCCAATCAACGAAACCAAAGAGCCCCCTGCCGACATTATCGTCAGCCCCGCTAGTTGTGCCGCCCCCGCAAAGACAAGTAACGACATCAGCTGGGCTTGAAACGGCGACAGACCTGCCTCTATAGACAGGGATCCACAAAGTATGCCCCACGGTAGCACCGCGATCGAAAGCGGTAATATATCCAAGATCGCATCATAGCAATACGGCTTCGGTTGATAATGCATTTTTTCTTCCAACATTTCCCTTTCCCTAGATAAGCACCTAAATACCACACACTCATGGCATCATTAAATTGCAAAATAAAACAATAAACATGCGAAATCTTCAAAATAAAAACAACGAGACAGCGGCGCGACACCAAAAGCTTCGCAACAGCTAAGCAACTGAAAACAGCGAGACTAAAAACGGAGTTGAGTCTATCATTAACACTAAAACCTTAATGTTAGGCTTTAAAAAATAGCGACTAAAGAAATTAAAAAAACACCCAAAAACTCAAACGCATCCCCTTCCTTGCCCTAATTATTTTCACGGCAAACGATACCCTTTAAGTAAGGCTTAAAATAGTTACTAGAATTTAATATTCTGCAAAGCCGACCTATCGCTAGTTGACCAAAACACTAGCCACAATCACAGCCTCTAGGACACAAGTATTCGCACATACACTATGTGGCACATAAGGCTGTACTAGTTAAGCCTCTGTTGAAAATAAGTAGCGAAAACTATAACAAGGTCGTATTAACAACCTCAGTTGCATTCGGATCAAAGCTAGCGACACCGCCTTCCTGCCGACGCAACTCAGGCGCATAGAGCGCAAAATACTCATCGCCACACTGCTTGGCAGCATTAATATCTTCACGACTAAGCTGTTCTGCTAACAAACTTAATAGCTGGTCCGCGCCATCGACCTTACCCGCCGCCGCTAACATCGCCCAAGCATAGCTCTCGGTAAACTCGTTAGCTTCATAACAGCTTGCCGCCATATTCTGACAGGCCTGTGGATAACCCTGTCGCGCCGCTGCCTGGTACCAATGCCGCGCCTGTCCAGGCTCTGCCTTAACGCCATACCCCTCATCTAACATGCTGCCGCAGTTAAACTGCGCCTGCGCGATGCCGTTCTCCGCCGCGCACTGATACCAGGCGAAGGCCTGCGCCAAGTCCTGATCACCACCGCGCCCCATCATCAGCAGCGTCGCCAAATTATATTGCGCCTCCGGGCTATCCTGTAACGCGGCGCGATAGTAGAAGTCTCGCGCTCGTACAAAGTCCTGCAGGCCCGCATTGCCACTATCAAAAAATAAGCCGGTGAAATATTGTGCCGCCCGAATGCCCGCCTCGGCCTGCTCGAGGCAGAGCTCGAAGGCAGGCTCTGTCGCCAACTCATTATACTGCTGACAAAATGCCTGCTCGGCCACTAATAGCGGACCACTAGGAGCAACAATATCACGCACCGCCCATGCCGACGCAGGCTTCGCACCACCTAGTCGCTGTTTGATTTTATCCCATAGTGCCACAGTCTTTACCTCTTCTTACTTCTATCGCTGACCGCCGTCGCCACATTGCGCACTAGCCGGCACTCAAAGCCTTTCTAACAACACCGAGCAAGTTAGTACGCACCCACAAACTGCCGTATACAGCCTAGCCAATAGCCACGTTCAGACCACTCAGTGATGACGCTCCACCTCGATCGATAACGGCTCAATCACCGCCTGCCACTCCCACCACTCGTGCTCTCCAGCCTCGACATCGGCGGCGCCACGAATAATATCCCAGCGCACCAAATAATCGGGATCAACCACATCATCCGCTAAACCCGGCACCACAAAACTCGCCTTCGGCGCCAGATGCCAGCTACTGATATCCGATGGCAGAGTGAACGGTGTGCTATCGGGTGCCACCTCGATAACAATGCCATCATCTTCCATCACCTTAACCACGACTCCGTAGAACAGCTTTTCATCCAGCAACGTCTGACGGCCGTGCTCATAGTAACGCAGACCGACGACGACCCGCCGCGCCAGCAACTGATTACGAGATATCTCCATAGCGCATCACACCCTCTCTTACTGCCTAACAATTACCCGAGCTTAGCGAAATTCGCCCGCCGCCGCCACGCTTGCCGCACAAAAGCCTACAAGCAAGCAGAAACGGGGTAAAAAAAGCCCCCGCTCGGCAGCGAGCGAGGGCTGTGATAGTCACGCTGGCGCATGAGCGCCAACGGCGTTAATGCGCCAGCGGCACCACACCCACCTGCGGCATATCGGCTAGACCGATATCGCGAGCATGCTGCTCAAAATCTTTGTTCTTCCAGAAGAAACCACCTGGCATAGTGGTAGGAATCACCAGCACATAGAACAGCGCACGGCCGATCACCGCAGTAAGCAATACCGATAACGCCAACGCCCCCCACAACAATAGCGCCAACACGCCATCGACTGCCGACCACGCCAGGGCGGCAATGAGCAAGGCATTCACCACCAGCAAAGCATTACGCAACATATAGGTCTTGCCAAAGGTGGTGCACTGTACATAGTGCGACGCGCCGCCCTCGTGATTACCGTGGTTCATCGCGTTAGCATGACAAAATAGGCCTAATGCCTCCAGCGCCATACCGACCACCATCATCACCGCCGAGGTCTGCAGGAACACTAAATAAGACTCACCGAGATAGGCCCACACAGGCACCGCCACTAACGATAGCGCCAAGCCGCCAAAACAGGCAGCGGTGCCGATAAAGCTGGTCGCCGTCTGCCAGTGATCCCAAAACGGGCGCGCCTTGATGCGATAACAGCGATACATGTAGTAGAGACCAGTAAGACCCGCGGCAATCGCCAAGCCACCGAATACATCGGCGACAGCGGTAAGGTCGGCCAGCGCCGGCAGATAGGCTGCGGCAACGGCGTTTTCCGGTAATTTACACAGCATGTGCAAACCGGCAAACACCATGAACAACATGATACCGAGCCCCTCGCGACAAACCGGCGAATAACGCAGATTATTAAAACCACGATAGAAGCGCATCGGCTTGCCCAAATGGATCGTCGTCATCAACAGGCCGAGACCAACTAAGCCGAGACACAACAACAAGAAAGGCACATAGAGCGCCGAGCTACTCAGGGCTGTAAATGCCTCAAGCCCTAGCTTATTACCGATAAAATTGGCGATAAAACCACCGATCGCCATCTGTACGGCAATAGTAAACACCACCAATGGATTCTCGCGAGAGCTGAGGCGCTCGAGATTCCAGAAGCGCTGCTTACCCTTCTTCTGATCGACCACCGGTTGATAGCCACCGTCGTCCTGCTTCTGATACTTAACCGGCGCACCATCGGTGCGAGTCACCACGTCGGGCATACTCTTCACCTGTTGGAAGCGGATATTAGGGCTGGTAATCGACGTATCTGGGAAACCCGGTAGATCGATCTTGGCCTGAGTGCGATTCTCCGGCGTATTTTCTACCACACCAAAGTTCAGCGCGTTACCGAGACAGGCGGCGACGCAGGCGGGTTTCAAGCCAACCTCGAGACGATCGACGCACATATTACACTTCGACACCTGCCCCTTGATGGGGTCGAGCTGCGGTGCATTGTAAGGGCAGACCCAGGTGCAGTAGCCACAACCAAAGCAGGTCTCAGGATCCTGCAACACCGCACCGTATTCCACGTGTTTGGTATAGGCTTTAGTGGGACAGCCCTTCAGGCAGACCGGGTTATCACAGTGATTACAGGCCATCGAGATATTCATCCGACGGAAGTCGGGGTAAGTCCCGCCCTCGACATAACCAACCGAACGGAACGCTAAATGCGCCGGGTTATCATTCTTCTCACTACAGGCCGCCTCACAGGCGTGACAGCCGATACAGTTATCGGCGGTAAAGTGGAA harbors:
- a CDS encoding DmsC/YnfH family molybdoenzyme membrane anchor subunit — translated: MFKVRDNEPKYALLNDPEMQAENTYGLAIDLLERAGKDGDDNAMVCKDRSMGINGEDYVGDNPNRNKQHAFHFTADNCIGCHACEAACSEKNDNPAHLAFRSVGYVEGGTYPDFRRMNISMACNHCDNPVCLKGCPTKAYTKHVEYGAVLQDPETCFGCGYCTWVCPYNAPQLDPIKGQVSKCNMCVDRLEVGLKPACVAACLGNALNFGVVENTPENRTQAKIDLPGFPDTSITSPNIRFQQVKSMPDVVTRTDGAPVKYQKQDDGGYQPVVDQKKGKQRFWNLERLSSRENPLVVFTIAVQMAIGGFIANFIGNKLGLEAFTALSSSALYVPFLLLCLGLVGLGLLMTTIHLGKPMRFYRGFNNLRYSPVCREGLGIMLFMVFAGLHMLCKLPENAVAAAYLPALADLTAVADVFGGLAIAAGLTGLYYMYRCYRIKARPFWDHWQTATSFIGTAACFGGLALSLVAVPVWAYLGESYLVFLQTSAVMMVVGMALEALGLFCHANAMNHGNHEGGASHYVQCTTFGKTYMLRNALLVVNALLIAALAWSAVDGVLALLLWGALALSVLLTAVIGRALFYVLVIPTTMPGGFFWKNKDFEQHARDIGLADMPQVGVVPLAH
- a CDS encoding AzlD domain-containing protein, producing MLYTLYILSMSVVTFSVRYIFFSRSVSVQLSENVKRFLSYTAPCILTAMSAPIVFGSVDQYPSFVHDPYLIAGLAAIALSFYVKNTLLVVVVSMSFFEILRFYC
- a CDS encoding MOSC N-terminal beta barrel domain-containing protein; the protein is MAGQLARINVFPIKSAKGLSLSQAWLESAGLSFDRRFMITLMDGSMITSRRYPQLLLITTTLKTESIVFSYPDLPPLTLPFVELQRQPTNTAVWNDKFQAFSTTQEANEWVEKIIGQPAQLLYNGEESQRVGGKAQVKVSFADNFPVMIVSEASLASLNSRCHEQQSMDRFRANLIVTGVEAFTEDSWKRLRIGDVEIEIKAPCSRCVLININPNDAHRDPANEPLATLMSFRTDEKSAGNVNFGMNAIVVKEGMIKQGDSIEVLEYRQPEVYRDTAAKLQLSCVGRESIANDFETFYFSRTDGQKLPSYLPGQHLPLTIPTTASASTSRCYTLSSCPSQNRYAISVKRVKEGVASSWLHDNLQVGDQLKAQQPRGDFYFDPLRHNGKVLLISAGSGITPMLSIVRDAIAHHSTNEIIFYHYCRDQQDIPCADELAAIDTEQPNIKIHIILTQPSVPTQGMRGRICAEHLALAGDITDCNAFVCGSEAFTEQAKSLLLAAGLAESHYHQELFFLAQKAASKKKTVKIHYNGTEFTGNNQQPLLDQIESQGLEINNGCRAGLCGRCKVTITQGEVSRSPAPALTAADSEQGMALSCCSIPQTDINLIQ
- a CDS encoding AzlC family ABC transporter permease — translated: MLEEKMHYQPKPYCYDAILDILPLSIAVLPWGILCGSLSIEAGLSPFQAQLMSLLVFAGAAQLAGLTIMSAGGSLVSLIGSTFVISSRHVLYSAVFREEVRRLPWHRRVVIAFLLTDEMFLVTESLRKKTGFFSEKYAVASGLTFYILWNVSTFIGIAASELFPDIHEYGLEFAIAATFIAMIVPAIKSRSTLVAVVVTALASLVCHYMKVPGGLLVSSVVGMLVGYKLGAREAK
- a CDS encoding tetratricopeptide repeat protein, which encodes MALWDKIKQRLGGAKPASAWAVRDIVAPSGPLLVAEQAFCQQYNELATEPAFELCLEQAEAGIRAAQYFTGLFFDSGNAGLQDFVRARDFYYRAALQDSPEAQYNLATLLMMGRGGDQDLAQAFAWYQCAAENGIAQAQFNCGSMLDEGYGVKAEPGQARHWYQAAARQGYPQACQNMAASCYEANEFTESYAWAMLAAAGKVDGADQLLSLLAEQLSREDINAAKQCGDEYFALYAPELRRQEGGVASFDPNATEVVNTTLL
- the hmpA gene encoding NO-inducible flavohemoprotein, with product MSLNQQTIEIIKSTVPAVAAHAEEITAHFYPLMFESFPQVKAYFNQSHQQSGAQSKALAGAVVAYAANIENLQVLSSAVDRIVNKHVSLDIRPEQYEIVGSCLLQAIKAVLGEAATDEVIAAWGEAYWQLANLLIDAEEEAYKAGEEKPGGWRGERSFKVEKKVKESDVITSFYLRPVDAGGVPEFKAGQYLGLVLTIDGETMRRNYSLSDAPNKDYLRISVKREQGGLVSNYLHDDVQIGDELSLLPPAGEFVVKESDRPLVLVTAGVGVTPAISMLNHCVKTGRKIQFIHAAISSKVHAFRQHVDALAKQFSNVSKCYVYSEPTKTCEPDATGFVGLPLLREKLAGNSEVDFYFLGPKPFMVLMNQYAHDLGIAEENIHFEFFGPLEDLQLANVDEKAA
- a CDS encoding HPP family protein; this encodes MKIIQRKLSMLLAVPAGRGSQYFIVTTLTAFCCLLCVSLVALSINDVSVGGVSAPMVLPSMGAAAVLMFAAPNSPMAKPWAFIVGNISSAIVGVTVYQLLGDSVVAGPLAVGLAIASMHVLRCQHPPGGATALIAVLGGEQIYALGYGYVVMPVAINIAAFMFVVVVHRHLLFVLAEGKKRAELLGSVLSDGARYEEVKVSELYQIEDIKQALRLQSIYIDASPAQLSLIFQASLQQARGRKLGERCCGENMIGEDATIEYGASLLQAWEIMCEKNYDYLVVVNRARQVEGKITAAAIIAMIELYGGSETDGEPISLGRVSPQRLELRLRKVIAPSGKLHSARPEVVGQLMEAISRCNRHQLLSTLESVDQAVAVVDADDRFIGCVNNTLSWL